One Oenanthe melanoleuca isolate GR-GAL-2019-014 chromosome 3, OMel1.0, whole genome shotgun sequence DNA segment encodes these proteins:
- the ACBD3 gene encoding Golgi resident protein GCP60, which translates to MAAVLNSDRLEVSVDGLTLSPNAEVPPCEARPAQGEPAAGRGRAGPGSPGAAEAGGEAAEEAALSLERRWGFALEELYGLALRFFKEKDGKAFHPTYEEKLKLVALHKQVLLGPYNPDTCPEVGFFDVLGNDRRKEWAALGNMSKQKAMTEFVKLLHRCCQLFSTYVTSHKIEKEEQEKKRREEEERRRREEEERERLQKEEEKRRQEEEERLRREEEERRRIEEERLRMEQQKQQIMAALNSQTAVQFQQYAAQQYPGNYEQQQILIRQLQEQHYQQYMQQLYQVQLAQQQAALQKQQDAVVAATGTPLTTASKVNTPAPGDTPSINGQASAHADSPEKELDPEILEEALENGPKDSLPVIAAPSMWTRPQIKDFKEKIRQDADSVITVGRGEVVTVRVPTHEEGSYLFWEFATDNYDIGFGVYFEWTDSPNTAVSVHVSESSDDEEEEEENTSSEEKAKKNANKPQLDEIVPVYRRDCHEEVYAGSHQYPGRGVYLLKFDNSYSLWRSKTVYYRVYYTR; encoded by the exons ATGGCGGCGGTGCTGAACTCGGACCGGCTCGAGGTCTCGGTGGACGGGCTGACGCTGAGCCCCAACGCCGAGGTGCCGCCCTGCGAAGCGCGGCCGGCGCAGGGAGagccggcggcggggcggggccgagcgggcCCCGGCTCCCCGGGCGCGGCGGAGGCCGGCGGCGAGGCGGCGGAGGAGGCGGCGCTGAGCCTGGAGCGGCGCTGGGGCTTCGCGCTGGAGGAGCTCTACGGGCTGGCGCTGCGCTTCTTCAAAG aaAAAGATGGCAAAGCTTTTCATCCAACATACGAAGAAAAACTCAAACTTGTGGCACTGCACAAGCAGGTTCTACTGGGACCTTACAACCCTGACACTTGCCCTGAAGTTGGATTCTTTGATGTGCTGGGGAATGATAGAAG GAAGGAATGGGCTGCCCTTGGAAACATGTCAAAGCAAAAAGCTATGACAGAATTTGTCAAGCTCCTACATAGGTGCTGCCAGTTGTTCTCAACGTATGTCACTTCCCACAAGATAGagaaagaagagcaagaaaagaaaag aagagaagaggaagagcgAAGGCGGCGTGAAGAGGAGGAGCGGGAGCGGTTacaaaaggaagaggagaaacGTAGGcaagaagaagaggaaagactgagaagggaggaagaggagaggaggagaataGAGGAGGAACGGCTTCGGATGGAACAGCAGAA GCAGCAGATCATGGCAGCGCTGAACTCGCAGACGGCCGTGCAGTTCCAGCAGTACGCGGCCCAGCAGTATCCCGGCAACTAcgagcagcagcagatcctcATCcggcagctccaggagcagcactaCCAGCAGTACATGCAGCAGCTCTACCAGgtccagctggcacagcagcag GCAGCCTTACAGAAGCAGCAGGATGCAGTGGTGGCAGCAACAGGGACACCACTGACTACTGCATCAAAGGTGAacacccctgccccaggggaCACCCCATCCATCAATGGGCAGGCCAGTGCACATGCAGACAGCCCTGAAAAAGAGTTGGATCCTGAGATTTTGGAAGAAGCACTGGAGAATGGACCAAAAG ATTCTCTCCCAGTGATCGCTGCCCCATCCATGTGGACACGGCCCCAGATAAAAGacttcaaggaaaaaatccGTCAGGATGCAGACTCTGTGATCACAGTGGGCCGAGGAGAAGTGGTTACAGTCAGAGTACCAACCCATGAGGAGGGGTCTTACCTCTTCTGGGAGTTTGCTACAGACAATTATGACATTGGTTTTGGGGTGTATTTTGAATGGACAGACTCCCCTAATACTGCAGTCAGTGTGCATGTCAGCGAGTCCAGtgatgatgaggaggaagaggaag aaAATACTAGCAGcgaagaaaaagccaaaaagaaTGCCAACAAGCCTCAGCTAGATGAAATAGTGCCTGTGTACAGACGAGACTGTCATGAAGAAGTGTATGCTGGCAGCCACCAGTACCCAGGGAGAGGAGTTTATCTTCTTAAATTTGACAACTCCTACTCTCTATGGAGGTCAAAAACAGTTTACTACAGAGTTTATTATACTAGATAA